One genomic region from Ornithinimicrobium flavum encodes:
- a CDS encoding branched-chain amino acid ABC transporter permease: MNEILQYTVQGLAAGSFYALAALGLAVIFGVLGVVNFAHGAVYMLGAVTAAVLLDTLGVNFWLALIVVPVLLFIFGVLLERVFISRLIALDPLYNFLLTFGLTLLLVDLVKRQYGVSGLPYTRPEMLSGQLQVGEIRLPTFQVFVLVFSVLVCLAVWLLLTRTKIGMIVRASTEKAELTRALGVDVNKWVTPVFGFGIALAGLAGVLAAPFRAITADMGSSFIIILFAVVVIGGLGSILGAVVAGFLVGLVEVFGQAYAPALSQIVIFILMALVILLRPAGLFGKEEHA, translated from the coding sequence ATGAACGAGATCCTGCAGTACACGGTCCAGGGCCTGGCGGCCGGGAGCTTCTACGCCCTCGCCGCGCTGGGCCTGGCCGTCATCTTCGGCGTCCTCGGCGTCGTGAACTTCGCCCACGGCGCCGTCTACATGCTCGGCGCCGTCACCGCGGCGGTGCTCCTGGACACGCTCGGGGTGAACTTCTGGCTCGCGCTGATCGTCGTGCCGGTCCTGCTCTTCATCTTCGGGGTGCTCCTGGAGCGGGTGTTCATCAGCCGGTTGATCGCCCTGGACCCCCTCTACAACTTCCTGCTGACCTTCGGCCTGACCCTGCTGCTGGTCGACCTGGTCAAGCGCCAGTACGGCGTCTCCGGCCTGCCCTACACCCGACCGGAGATGCTGTCGGGGCAGCTGCAGGTGGGTGAGATCCGACTCCCGACCTTCCAGGTCTTCGTGCTCGTCTTCTCGGTCCTGGTCTGTCTGGCCGTCTGGTTGCTGCTGACCCGCACCAAGATCGGCATGATCGTGCGGGCCTCGACCGAGAAGGCGGAGCTGACCCGGGCCCTGGGCGTGGACGTCAACAAGTGGGTCACCCCGGTCTTCGGCTTCGGCATCGCCCTGGCCGGCCTGGCCGGCGTGCTCGCCGCCCCCTTCCGCGCCATCACGGCGGACATGGGCTCCAGCTTCATCATCATCCTCTTCGCGGTCGTGGTCATCGGCGGCCTCGGCTCGATCCTCGGCGCCGTCGTGGCCGGCTTCCTGGTCGGACTCGTCGAGGTCTTCGGCCAGGCCTACGCGCCGGCCCTGTCCCAGATCGTCATCTTCATCCTCATGGCCCTGGTCATCCTCCTGCGACCGGCCGGCCTGTTCGGAAAGGAGGAGCACGCGTGA